The Streptomyces sp. NBC_01268 genome window below encodes:
- a CDS encoding arylsulfatase, which yields MTTSTRRDPYEGFPGRIGRTFAESEPAWPTRPTPPAKAPNIVVVLVDDMGYSDIGPFGSEIPTPVLDSLAEDGVRLTNYHTMPLCSPARAALLTGLNPHRVGYAMVANSDPGFPGYGMEIADDVPTLAELLHDSGYATFAVGKWHLVRDSASNAADDRRNWPLRKGFDQYYGVLEGLTSLFHPHQLVRDNSPLDIDEFPDGYYYTDDITDQAISMVTSLRAHDPDKPFFLYLAHNAVHGPLQAKPEDIARHRGRYDEGWDALRDRRFAAQIAAGLFPLGTELPERNSEAGLDVPAWDSLTEEQQRLYARYMEVYAALVDNIDQNLGRLTDTLAALGELDNTVIVFTSDNGGTGEGGAEGTRSYFSRFVHHPRLPGDWDPDVDRDPELIGGPRSLVHYPRGWGMASNTPFRLYKGHTYAGGVRVPFVLSWPAGARDGRLARGLRPQYQYVTDITPTLLELAGIARPDTRRGTPLQEPDGTSFAPVLADPAHDSTHPEQYCEMTGNRSHYRDGHKLVTLHRPGAPYDDTEWALYDIRTDPTEIHDLSARHPDLVTELSKAWEEAAWRNGVFPLPDHSGALARRNPAEQRLARPLTLLPGTPELERYRSSRLTSLRSFEIAVAVDETGEGVLVSHGDQGGGYSLYVEHGRLVLAYNEYGSLHETDAGPLAPGAHAILLTATAEEGLRWRFTVTVDEELRATPAPVHQLVGMAPFQGISIGVDRKSPVSWPLFERRRSFRFEGRLRSVTYRPGPPGPDAPETVAEALKAAAAAFE from the coding sequence ATGACCACCAGCACCCGCCGCGACCCGTACGAGGGCTTCCCCGGCCGGATCGGCCGCACCTTCGCCGAGTCCGAGCCCGCCTGGCCCACCCGGCCGACGCCGCCCGCCAAGGCCCCCAACATCGTCGTCGTCCTCGTCGACGACATGGGCTACAGCGACATCGGGCCCTTCGGCTCCGAGATCCCCACCCCCGTCCTCGACTCCCTCGCCGAGGACGGCGTACGGCTCACGAACTACCACACCATGCCGCTGTGCTCACCGGCCCGCGCCGCCCTGCTCACCGGCCTCAACCCGCACCGCGTCGGCTACGCCATGGTCGCCAACTCCGACCCCGGCTTCCCCGGTTACGGCATGGAGATCGCCGACGACGTCCCCACCCTCGCGGAGCTCCTCCACGACTCCGGCTACGCCACCTTCGCCGTCGGCAAGTGGCACCTCGTGCGCGACTCCGCCTCCAACGCCGCCGACGACCGGCGCAACTGGCCCCTGCGGAAGGGCTTCGACCAGTACTACGGCGTCCTCGAAGGGCTGACCAGCCTGTTCCACCCGCACCAGCTCGTCCGCGACAACAGCCCCCTGGACATCGACGAGTTCCCCGACGGCTACTACTACACCGACGACATCACCGACCAGGCCATCTCCATGGTCACGTCGCTGCGCGCGCACGACCCCGACAAGCCCTTCTTCCTGTACCTCGCCCACAACGCCGTCCACGGCCCCCTCCAGGCCAAGCCCGAGGACATCGCCCGCCACCGTGGCCGCTACGACGAGGGCTGGGACGCCCTGCGCGACCGGCGCTTCGCCGCCCAGATCGCCGCCGGGCTCTTTCCGCTCGGAACGGAACTACCCGAACGCAACAGCGAGGCCGGACTCGACGTGCCCGCCTGGGACTCCCTCACCGAGGAGCAGCAGCGGCTCTACGCCCGCTACATGGAGGTGTACGCCGCCCTCGTCGACAACATCGACCAGAACCTCGGCCGGCTCACCGACACCCTCGCGGCCCTCGGCGAACTCGACAACACCGTCATCGTGTTCACCTCCGACAACGGCGGCACCGGCGAAGGCGGCGCCGAAGGAACCCGCTCCTACTTCAGCCGCTTCGTCCACCACCCCCGCCTGCCCGGCGACTGGGACCCCGACGTCGACCGCGACCCCGAGCTCATCGGCGGACCGCGTAGCCTCGTCCACTACCCGCGCGGCTGGGGCATGGCCTCCAACACGCCCTTCCGGCTCTACAAGGGCCACACCTACGCCGGCGGCGTCCGCGTCCCCTTCGTCCTGTCCTGGCCCGCGGGCGCCCGCGACGGACGGCTCGCGCGCGGCCTGCGGCCCCAGTACCAGTACGTCACGGACATCACCCCCACCCTCCTCGAACTCGCCGGCATCGCACGGCCCGACACCCGCCGGGGCACCCCGCTCCAGGAGCCGGACGGCACCAGCTTCGCCCCCGTCCTCGCCGACCCCGCCCACGACTCCACCCACCCCGAGCAGTACTGCGAGATGACCGGCAACCGCAGCCACTACCGCGACGGCCACAAACTGGTCACCCTCCACCGCCCAGGCGCCCCCTACGACGACACCGAATGGGCCCTCTACGACATCCGCACCGACCCCACCGAGATCCATGACCTGTCCGCCCGCCATCCCGACCTCGTGACCGAGTTGTCCAAGGCCTGGGAGGAGGCCGCCTGGCGCAACGGCGTCTTCCCGCTCCCCGACCACAGCGGCGCCCTCGCCCGCCGCAACCCTGCCGAACAGCGCCTCGCCCGCCCCCTCACCCTGCTCCCCGGCACCCCCGAACTCGAGCGCTACCGCTCCTCACGGCTGACCTCCCTGCGCTCCTTCGAGATCGCCGTCGCCGTGGACGAGACCGGCGAGGGCGTCCTCGTCTCCCACGGGGACCAGGGCGGCGGCTACAGCCTCTACGTGGAGCACGGCCGACTCGTCCTCGCGTACAACGAGTACGGCAGCCTCCACGAGACCGACGCCGGCCCCCTCGCCCCCGGAGCCCACGCCATCCTGCTCACCGCCACCGCCGAGGAGGGCCTGCGCTGGCGCTTCACCGTCACCGTCGACGAAGAACTCCGCGCCACCCCCGCCCCCGTCCACCAACTCGTCGGGATGGCCCCCTTCCAGGGCATCAGCATCGGCGTCGACCGCAAGTCCCCCGTCTCCTGGCCCCTGTTCGAGCGCCGGCGCTCCTTCCGCTTCGAGGGAAGGCTCCGCTCGGTCACCTACCGTCCGGGCCCGCCGGGACCGGACGCGCCGGAGACGGTGGCCGAGGCGTTGAAGGCGGCGGCCGCGGCCTTCGAGTGA
- a CDS encoding ABC transporter ATP-binding protein: MTRHVPDEGPALLEVSGLDVEFTTPDGGTLRAVRDVSFTLRRGETLAVVGESGSGKSTTALALLRMLPGTGRIAAGSVRLDGHELTTADERELRSVRGARIGMIFQDPMTALNPVLTAGGHLDEVLRAHRYGDRAARRARARELLDLVGIPDAARRLDDHPHQFSGGQRQRILIAMALAGEPDILLADEPTTALDATVQDQILTLLAELGRKTGTALVLITHNMGVVARACARVLVMYGGSVVEDGPTAEVLTRPRHPYTAGLLAAVPRLSAPSGTRLTGIPGNPPDPTLLGDGCAFADRCAFVTDRCRTAVPAPVALDGGVRAACVLAAERTEPLPTPPPPVRIDRPEPGAVVLAAESLRKTYGRRGRRTLTALDDVSLTLAAGETLGIVGESGSGKSTLARVLAHAHPADGGRLLLDGRDVTRPGRRELHSVRRRVQMVFQDPYASLDPRMTVGEIVAEPLRAFGLGDRAGRARRVADLLSLVGLDPAVADRRPRSFSGGQRQRIGIARALAPQPAVLICDEPVSALDVSVQAQIVGLLTDLQRDLGLALVFIAHDLAVVRQVSHRIAVMHRGRIVETGSADEVCEHPRDPYTRALLAAAPEPVPAPPRLLTAGASA; the protein is encoded by the coding sequence ATGACCCGTCACGTACCCGACGAGGGCCCGGCCCTCCTCGAAGTCAGCGGCCTCGACGTCGAGTTCACCACCCCCGACGGCGGAACCCTGCGCGCCGTGCGCGACGTCTCCTTCACCCTGCGGCGCGGCGAGACCCTCGCCGTCGTCGGCGAGTCCGGCTCCGGCAAGTCCACCACCGCCCTCGCCCTGCTGCGCATGCTGCCCGGCACCGGCCGGATCGCCGCGGGCTCCGTCCGCCTCGACGGACACGAGCTCACCACCGCGGACGAGCGCGAGCTGCGGTCCGTGCGCGGAGCACGCATCGGCATGATCTTCCAGGACCCGATGACCGCCCTCAACCCGGTCCTCACGGCCGGCGGCCACCTCGACGAGGTGCTGCGCGCCCACCGGTACGGCGACCGGGCGGCCCGCCGGGCACGGGCCCGGGAACTCCTCGACCTGGTCGGCATCCCCGACGCGGCCCGCCGCCTCGACGACCACCCCCACCAGTTCTCCGGCGGCCAGCGCCAGCGCATCCTCATCGCCATGGCCCTCGCCGGCGAACCCGACATCCTGCTCGCCGACGAACCCACCACCGCCCTCGACGCCACCGTCCAGGACCAGATCCTCACCCTGCTCGCCGAGCTCGGCCGCAAGACCGGCACCGCGCTCGTCCTCATCACCCACAACATGGGCGTCGTCGCCCGCGCCTGCGCCCGCGTCCTCGTCATGTACGGCGGCTCCGTCGTCGAGGACGGCCCCACCGCCGAGGTCCTCACGCGGCCCCGCCACCCCTACACCGCCGGACTCCTCGCCGCGGTGCCCCGGCTCTCCGCACCCTCCGGCACCCGCCTCACCGGCATCCCCGGCAACCCGCCCGACCCGACCCTCCTCGGCGACGGGTGCGCCTTCGCCGACCGCTGCGCCTTCGTCACCGACCGGTGCCGCACCGCCGTCCCCGCACCGGTCGCCCTCGACGGCGGGGTGCGCGCCGCCTGCGTGCTCGCCGCCGAGCGCACCGAGCCCCTGCCGACGCCCCCGCCCCCGGTCCGCATCGACCGGCCGGAGCCCGGAGCCGTCGTCCTCGCCGCCGAATCGCTGCGCAAGACGTACGGCCGGCGCGGCCGGCGCACCCTCACCGCCCTCGACGACGTGTCGCTCACCCTCGCCGCCGGGGAGACCCTCGGCATCGTCGGCGAGTCCGGCTCCGGCAAGTCCACCCTCGCCCGGGTCCTCGCCCACGCCCACCCCGCCGACGGCGGCCGGCTGCTCCTCGACGGCCGGGACGTCACGCGCCCCGGGCGCCGCGAGCTGCACAGCGTACGGCGCCGGGTCCAGATGGTGTTCCAGGACCCGTACGCCTCCCTCGACCCCCGCATGACCGTCGGCGAGATCGTCGCCGAGCCGCTGCGCGCCTTCGGGCTCGGCGACCGGGCGGGCCGCGCGCGGCGGGTCGCCGACTTGCTGTCGCTCGTCGGCCTGGACCCGGCCGTCGCCGACCGCAGGCCCCGCTCCTTCTCCGGCGGCCAGCGCCAGCGCATCGGCATCGCCCGCGCCCTCGCCCCCCAACCCGCCGTCCTGATCTGCGACGAACCCGTCTCCGCGCTCGACGTGTCCGTGCAGGCCCAGATCGTCGGACTGCTCACCGACCTCCAGCGCGACCTGGGCCTCGCCCTGGTCTTCATCGCCCACGACCTCGCCGTCGTCCGGCAGGTCAGCCACCGCATCGCCGTCATGCACCGGGGCCGGATCGTGGAGACGGGCAGCGCCGACGAGGTCTGCGAGCACCCCCGGGACCCGTACACCCGCGCCCTGCTGGCCGCCGCACCCGAACCCGTACCGGCGCCGCCGCGGCTCCTGACGGCGGGGGCGAGCGCATGA